A window of Eikenella corrodens contains these coding sequences:
- a CDS encoding peptide chain release factor 3: protein MSNIPDQVRRRRTFAIISHPDAGKTTLTEKLLLFSGAIQSAGTVKGKKTGKFATSDWMEIEKQRGISVASSVMQFDYKDHTVNLLDTPGHQDFSEDTYRVLTAVDSALMVIDAAKGVEAQTIKLLNVCRLRNTPIVTFMNKYDREVRDSLELLDEVENILKIRCAPVTWPIGMGKNFKGVYHILNDEIYLFDAGGERLPHEFDIIKGINNPELEQRFPLEIQQLRDEIELVQAASNEFNLDEFLSGSLTPVFFGSAINNFGIQEILNSLINWAPAPKPRDATVRMVEPDEPKFSGFIFKIQANMDPKHRDRIAFLRVCSGKFERGMKIKHLRINREIAASSVVTFMSHDRELVEEAYAGDIIGIPNHGNIQIGDSFSEGEQLAFTGIPFFAPELFRSVRIKNPLKIKQLQKGLQQLGEEGAVQVFKPMSGADLILGAVGVLQFEVVTSRLANEYGVEAVFDNASIWSARWVSCDDKKKLAEFEKANAGNLAIDAGGNLAYLAPNRVNLNLTQERWPDIVFHETREHAAKLS from the coding sequence ATGTCCAATATTCCAGACCAAGTGCGCCGCCGCCGCACGTTTGCCATCATCTCCCACCCTGACGCGGGTAAAACCACGCTGACCGAAAAACTGCTGCTGTTTTCAGGTGCGATTCAGAGCGCAGGTACGGTAAAAGGCAAGAAAACCGGCAAATTCGCCACTTCCGACTGGATGGAAATCGAGAAGCAGCGCGGCATTTCCGTCGCTTCGTCAGTGATGCAGTTCGACTACAAAGACCACACCGTCAACCTCTTGGACACGCCGGGACACCAAGACTTCTCCGAAGACACCTACCGCGTTTTAACCGCCGTGGACAGCGCGTTGATGGTCATCGACGCGGCAAAAGGCGTGGAAGCGCAAACCATCAAACTCTTGAACGTCTGCCGCCTGCGCAATACGCCGATTGTCACGTTCATGAACAAATACGACCGCGAAGTGCGCGATTCCTTGGAATTGCTGGACGAAGTGGAAAATATTTTAAAAATCCGCTGCGCGCCCGTTACTTGGCCGATCGGCATGGGCAAAAACTTTAAGGGCGTGTACCACATCCTGAACGACGAAATCTATCTCTTCGACGCGGGCGGCGAACGCCTGCCGCACGAGTTCGACATCATCAAAGGCATCAATAATCCCGAATTGGAACAACGCTTTCCGCTGGAAATCCAGCAGCTGCGCGACGAAATCGAATTGGTGCAGGCTGCTTCCAACGAGTTCAATCTCGACGAATTTCTTTCAGGTAGCCTCACGCCCGTGTTCTTCGGCTCCGCGATTAACAACTTCGGTATTCAGGAAATCCTCAATTCATTGATTAACTGGGCGCCCGCTCCGAAACCGCGCGATGCGACCGTGCGCATGGTCGAGCCGGATGAGCCGAAATTTTCCGGATTTATCTTCAAAATCCAAGCCAATATGGACCCGAAACACCGCGACCGCATCGCCTTCTTGCGCGTCTGCTCCGGCAAATTCGAGCGCGGCATGAAAATAAAACACCTGCGCATCAACCGCGAAATCGCCGCCTCCAGCGTGGTTACCTTCATGTCGCACGACCGCGAGCTGGTGGAAGAAGCCTACGCGGGCGACATCATCGGTATCCCGAACCACGGCAATATCCAAATCGGCGACAGCTTCTCCGAAGGAGAACAACTGGCGTTCACCGGCATCCCCTTCTTCGCCCCCGAACTGTTCCGCAGCGTCCGCATCAAAAACCCGTTGAAAATCAAGCAACTGCAAAAAGGTTTGCAACAGCTCGGCGAAGAAGGCGCGGTACAAGTCTTCAAACCGATGAGCGGCGCAGATTTGATTTTGGGCGCGGTCGGCGTGTTGCAGTTTGAAGTCGTTACCTCGCGGCTGGCCAACGAATACGGCGTAGAAGCCGTGTTCGACAACGCATCCATCTGGTCGGCACGCTGGGTATCGTGCGACGACAAGAAAAAGCTGGCGGAGTTTGAAAAAGCCAACGCGGGCAATCTGGCGATAGATGCAGGCGGCAACCTCGCCTACCTCGCCCCCAACCGCGTGAATTTGAACCTGACACAGGAACGCTGGCCGGACATCGTGTTCCATGAAACCAGGGAACACGCGGCGAAGCTGAGTTGA
- a CDS encoding HPr family phosphocarrier protein → MLKQEVEIINKLGLHARASSKFTQTAGAFAAEVRVCRNGKCVNGKSIMGLMMLAAAKGSVIEIETEGADEQAAMQALVALINNYFDEGE, encoded by the coding sequence ATGCTGAAACAGGAAGTGGAGATTATCAATAAACTGGGGCTACACGCGCGTGCGTCGAGCAAGTTTACGCAAACGGCAGGCGCGTTTGCGGCGGAAGTACGGGTGTGCCGCAACGGCAAGTGCGTAAACGGCAAAAGCATCATGGGCTTGATGATGCTGGCGGCAGCCAAGGGCTCGGTGATTGAAATTGAAACCGAAGGCGCCGACGAACAGGCGGCCATGCAGGCGCTGGTGGCGTTAATCAACAATTATTTTGACGAAGGCGAATAA
- a CDS encoding CPBP family intramembrane glutamic endopeptidase — MPKPYRPFLFYFLFMLIPWILWFSAAYISHRPDAAAHQWAQAGLGLAGLFAPAVIGAWLLHQNPEHWADAKRRLFRLNGFPKRYIAIAALLGSVTLVIAQLVSLTFGHGWEQFRITGQPSFTSALLSPWFMLAIAPVAEEIAWHGYGTDALTARFSLFVSSLIFSVFWAFWHLPLAFVKGYYQSQVFAEGALYTANFVLSLIAFVILMNWLYMKSGRSISVAILFHLCANLGNEIFSTHPDSKVIQTVIFTGIVLWVLVKEKSLFFLQETRGDLCKIPQNPLNSHQDI, encoded by the coding sequence ATGCCGAAACCCTATCGCCCGTTTCTCTTTTATTTCCTATTCATGCTGATTCCGTGGATACTCTGGTTTTCCGCCGCCTACATCAGCCACCGCCCCGATGCCGCCGCGCACCAATGGGCGCAAGCCGGATTGGGTTTGGCGGGATTATTTGCTCCGGCGGTCATCGGCGCATGGCTGCTGCACCAAAATCCCGAACATTGGGCAGATGCCAAACGCCGTCTGTTCCGCTTAAACGGCTTTCCCAAACGCTATATCGCCATTGCTGCACTGCTCGGCTCTGTTACGCTCGTTATCGCCCAATTGGTATCGCTCACTTTCGGGCATGGCTGGGAGCAATTCCGAATTACCGGGCAGCCGTCGTTCACATCTGCCCTGTTGTCGCCGTGGTTTATGCTCGCGATTGCCCCTGTTGCCGAAGAAATCGCGTGGCACGGCTACGGCACTGATGCACTCACCGCACGATTCAGCCTGTTTGTATCATCGCTGATATTCAGCGTGTTTTGGGCGTTTTGGCACTTGCCGCTCGCCTTTGTGAAGGGCTATTACCAAAGCCAAGTGTTCGCCGAAGGCGCGCTTTACACGGCCAACTTCGTGCTCAGCCTGATTGCCTTCGTTATTTTGATGAACTGGCTTTATATGAAAAGCGGCCGCAGTATTTCGGTGGCCATTTTGTTCCACCTTTGCGCCAACCTCGGCAACGAAATTTTCTCCACCCATCCCGACAGCAAAGTGATTCAGACGGTGATTTTTACCGGCATCGTGTTGTGGGTTTTGGTAAAAGAGAAGTCCTTGTTTTTTTTACAAGAGACAAGGGGAGACCTTTGCAAAATCCCCCAAAATCCCCTAAATTCCCACCAAGACATTTAG
- the ptsP gene encoding phosphoenolpyruvate--protein phosphotransferase, with protein MSVVLHGFAAGGGIAIGRAHLVVRGMEEVPQLDLAPEEIDAEAERFDAAIKATRRQLERLRSAIPENAPTELGAFISLHLMLLTDVTLSREPIDILRAQAINAEWALKLQTDKLAEQFDAIEDEYLRERKQDMLQVAERIYQNLMGQNTDFMPEAGELDDDIILIAHDLSPADAVYFKEHHIAGFATDAGGPTSHTAILGRSLDIPSVIGLYNTRELISQDDWIIVDGISGVLIINPDDLILSEYRKRDRVYRSQRRLLNKLKDITATTKDGADIELLANIESAQDVRLMHRLSADGVGLFRSEFLFLNRDNLPDEDEQYRVYAGIVKKLKGKPLTVRTVDLGVDKNPRWFGEGHALNPALGMTGIRLCLAEPTMFRTQMRAILRAAVHGPVKIMWPMITSVDEVRQCINHLAVARKQLDERGTEYGEVQVGAMIEIPSAALTVGHILQHLDFISVGTNDLIQYTLSVDRGDDSVSYLYQPAHPAVLKLLHHIFSTAKRMGKPVSVCGEMAGDLHFTRLLLGLGLRRFSMNASNLLAVKNVIIQSHAGELAAQVKKLLRLSDPEKVRQAVKKMNTADDDKNATLEIT; from the coding sequence ATGAGCGTGGTGTTGCACGGATTTGCAGCAGGCGGCGGGATTGCCATCGGGCGGGCGCATTTGGTGGTGCGCGGTATGGAGGAAGTGCCGCAGCTGGATTTGGCGCCGGAAGAAATTGATGCGGAAGCCGAACGTTTCGATGCCGCCATCAAGGCCACGCGCCGACAGCTGGAGCGATTGCGCAGCGCCATTCCGGAAAATGCGCCAACCGAATTGGGCGCGTTTATTTCGCTACATCTGATGCTTCTGACCGACGTTACGCTTTCCCGCGAGCCAATTGATATTCTGCGCGCGCAGGCCATCAATGCCGAATGGGCGTTGAAGCTGCAAACCGACAAGCTGGCCGAGCAGTTTGATGCGATTGAAGATGAATACCTTCGCGAACGCAAGCAGGATATGCTTCAGGTAGCCGAGCGGATTTACCAAAACCTGATGGGGCAGAACACCGATTTCATGCCCGAAGCAGGCGAGTTAGACGACGACATCATCCTGATTGCCCACGATTTGTCGCCTGCCGACGCAGTATATTTTAAAGAACACCATATTGCCGGCTTCGCCACCGATGCCGGCGGCCCCACCAGCCACACCGCCATTTTGGGGCGTAGCCTGGATATCCCTTCCGTGATCGGGCTCTACAACACACGCGAACTCATCAGCCAAGATGATTGGATTATCGTGGACGGCATCAGTGGCGTGCTGATCATCAACCCCGACGATTTAATCCTCAGCGAATACCGCAAGCGCGACCGCGTATACCGCAGCCAGCGCCGCCTGCTCAACAAGCTAAAAGACATCACCGCCACCACCAAAGACGGCGCAGACATCGAGCTATTGGCCAATATCGAATCTGCCCAAGATGTGCGCCTGATGCACCGCCTTTCTGCCGACGGCGTGGGGCTGTTTCGCAGTGAGTTCCTGTTTCTCAACCGCGACAACCTGCCCGATGAGGACGAGCAATACCGCGTGTATGCCGGCATTGTGAAAAAGCTCAAAGGCAAGCCGCTCACCGTGCGTACTGTGGATTTGGGTGTAGACAAAAACCCGCGCTGGTTTGGCGAAGGCCATGCGCTCAATCCCGCGCTGGGCATGACCGGTATCCGTTTATGCTTGGCCGAGCCGACGATGTTCCGCACCCAAATGCGCGCAATTTTGCGTGCAGCGGTGCATGGCCCGGTGAAAATCATGTGGCCGATGATTACTTCGGTGGACGAAGTGAGACAGTGTATCAATCATTTGGCGGTTGCCCGTAAGCAGCTGGACGAACGCGGCACAGAATATGGTGAAGTGCAGGTGGGCGCGATGATTGAAATCCCCTCCGCCGCACTCACAGTGGGCCATATCCTGCAACACTTGGATTTCATCTCGGTGGGCACTAACGATTTGATTCAATACACCTTATCGGTAGACCGCGGCGACGATAGCGTGAGCTATCTCTATCAGCCCGCCCATCCGGCAGTGTTAAAACTGCTGCATCATATTTTCAGCACCGCCAAACGCATGGGCAAGCCGGTGTCGGTATGCGGCGAGATGGCCGGCGATTTACATTTCACCCGCCTGCTGCTCGGCTTGGGCTTGCGCCGCTTCTCCATGAATGCCAGCAATCTTTTGGCTGTAAAGAATGTAATCATTCAAAGCCATGCCGGTGAGCTGGCGGCACAGGTGAAAAAGCTGCTGCGCTTGAGCGATCCGGAGAAGGTGCGGCAAGCCGTTAAAAAGATGAATACAGCAGATGATGACAAAAATGCAACACTTGAAATAACATAA
- a CDS encoding inositol monophosphatase family protein: MNPVLNTAIKAARRAGDMMLRAANNLPAVKIDSKAFNDFVSDIDRTAEEIIREILQEAYPQHKITAEEGGSSGPEKAEYEWIIDPLDGTTNYLHGHPQYAISMALLHKGVLQEALVYAPERNDLYLASRGEGALLNDRRIRVSSRIELNRCLIGTGFPVVDQSMMERYLNILRDFLTKTAGARREGAASLDLCAVACGRFDGFFEFNLKPWDIAAGALIVQEAGGIVTDMRGNEGWLESGNIVAAPPKVLAQMLQTIAPHLAA; encoded by the coding sequence ATGAATCCCGTCCTCAACACCGCCATCAAAGCCGCCCGCCGCGCCGGCGATATGATGCTGCGTGCCGCCAACAACCTGCCCGCAGTTAAAATCGACAGCAAAGCCTTCAACGACTTCGTTTCCGATATAGACCGCACTGCCGAAGAAATCATCCGCGAAATCCTGCAGGAAGCCTATCCCCAACACAAAATCACCGCCGAAGAAGGCGGCAGCAGCGGCCCCGAAAAAGCCGAATACGAATGGATTATCGACCCGCTCGACGGCACCACCAACTACCTGCACGGCCACCCCCAATACGCCATCAGCATGGCGCTGCTGCATAAAGGCGTATTGCAGGAAGCCCTCGTGTATGCCCCCGAGCGCAACGACCTCTACCTCGCCTCACGCGGCGAAGGCGCCCTGCTCAACGACCGCCGCATCCGCGTATCCAGCCGCATCGAGCTCAACCGCTGCCTAATCGGCACCGGCTTCCCCGTGGTGGATCAAAGCATGATGGAACGCTACCTGAACATCCTGCGCGACTTCCTCACCAAAACCGCCGGTGCCCGCCGCGAAGGCGCCGCCTCGCTCGACCTGTGCGCCGTGGCCTGCGGCCGCTTCGACGGTTTCTTCGAATTCAACCTCAAACCCTGGGACATCGCCGCCGGCGCACTGATCGTACAAGAAGCAGGCGGCATCGTAACCGATATGCGTGGCAACGAAGGCTGGCTCGAAAGCGGCAACATCGTAGCCGCCCCACCCAAAGTGCTGGCGCAAATGCTGCAAACCATCGCCCCGCACTTGGCTGCCTGA
- a CDS encoding DUF456 domain-containing protein, with translation MTALLIILALVLLLAGLAGSIHPLLPGMPLMFAGTWLLAYSQDYEVIGTTALTVLGLIMALAWTLDYVAGLLGAKFTGASKQALWGSLAGGVVGLFFALPGMVLGPLVGAAVGEFAAQRSLWAAGKVGLGTLLGFVAGVVAKLGCALVVLFSIFGLYVYYWLS, from the coding sequence ATGACGGCTTTGCTGATTATTTTGGCGCTGGTGTTGCTGCTGGCGGGTTTGGCGGGCTCGATACACCCGCTGCTGCCGGGGATGCCGCTGATGTTTGCGGGCACTTGGCTCTTGGCCTACAGCCAGGATTACGAGGTGATCGGCACCACGGCGCTGACGGTGTTGGGGCTGATTATGGCGCTCGCCTGGACGCTGGATTATGTGGCGGGGCTGTTGGGGGCGAAATTTACCGGGGCGAGCAAACAGGCGCTGTGGGGCTCGCTGGCGGGCGGCGTTGTGGGGCTGTTTTTTGCACTGCCGGGCATGGTGCTGGGCCCGCTGGTTGGCGCGGCAGTGGGGGAATTTGCGGCACAACGCAGTTTGTGGGCCGCCGGCAAAGTTGGGCTGGGCACGCTCTTGGGCTTTGTGGCGGGCGTAGTGGCGAAGTTGGGCTGTGCGCTGGTGGTGCTGTTTAGTATTTTCGGGCTGTATGTGTATTATTGGCTGAGTTAG
- a CDS encoding SLC13 family permease, which yields MNFLENPSQTNLPENFELQSAQVPVTSFRGLIIAIIAAVISAIAYQILPYEHYPNAGLTILLFVAILWFTEAVHITVTALTVPLLAIFFKIPDMGTKEAFAGFSDPIIYVFFGGFALAAAMHVQRLDRKIAMLVISLSRGNMLAAVMMVFAVTTGLSMWISNTATAAMMLPLAMGLMGHVDKEKDRKTYVFVLLGIAYCASIGGLGTLVGSPPNAIAAKALNLDFAGWMKHGLPMMLVLLPLMLFSLFVVLKPNFAEKVDLQQKEDIPWTLHRVITVIIFVVTALCWIFGGDLGKATGIKSIDSFIAMVAAVAVVMFGVVSWREVARNTDWGTLMLFGGGITLSVLMEKSGASAALGNEVAASFGHASPLVIILVVAAFIIFLTEFTSNTASAALLVPVFATIAAKMGMNQEVLVLIIGIGASCAFMLPVATPPNAIVFGSGLIKQKEMMQVGFLLNILSIIVVSAWAYFFLT from the coding sequence ATGAACTTCCTAGAGAACCCAAGCCAAACCAATTTGCCAGAAAACTTTGAGCTGCAAAGTGCGCAAGTACCGGTAACCAGCTTTCGCGGGCTGATTATCGCCATTATTGCGGCCGTGATATCTGCTATTGCCTACCAAATTCTGCCCTATGAACATTATCCCAATGCCGGGCTGACTATTTTGCTATTTGTGGCCATTTTATGGTTTACCGAAGCGGTGCACATCACCGTTACCGCGCTTACGGTGCCACTATTAGCGATTTTCTTCAAAATTCCGGATATGGGCACCAAAGAAGCCTTTGCCGGCTTTTCCGATCCGATTATTTATGTGTTTTTCGGCGGTTTCGCGCTGGCGGCAGCCATGCACGTGCAGCGGCTGGATAGAAAAATCGCCATGCTGGTGATTTCGCTCTCGCGCGGCAATATGCTGGCGGCGGTGATGATGGTGTTTGCCGTTACCACCGGCCTTTCCATGTGGATCAGCAACACCGCCACCGCCGCGATGATGCTGCCGTTGGCCATGGGGCTGATGGGGCACGTCGATAAGGAAAAAGACCGCAAAACCTATGTATTCGTGCTGCTGGGCATTGCCTACTGCGCCAGCATCGGCGGTTTGGGCACGCTGGTGGGCTCGCCGCCCAACGCGATTGCCGCCAAAGCGCTCAATTTGGACTTCGCCGGCTGGATGAAGCACGGCCTGCCGATGATGCTGGTGTTGCTGCCGCTGATGCTGTTTTCCCTGTTTGTAGTATTGAAACCGAACTTTGCCGAAAAAGTGGATTTGCAGCAAAAAGAAGACATTCCGTGGACCTTGCACCGCGTGATTACCGTCATCATTTTTGTGGTTACCGCCCTGTGCTGGATTTTCGGCGGAGATTTGGGCAAAGCCACCGGTATCAAATCGATCGACAGCTTTATCGCCATGGTGGCGGCAGTGGCCGTGGTGATGTTCGGTGTGGTGAGCTGGCGCGAAGTGGCACGCAACACCGACTGGGGTACGCTGATGCTGTTCGGTGGCGGCATCACCCTTTCCGTATTGATGGAAAAATCCGGTGCTTCTGCCGCCTTGGGCAATGAAGTGGCGGCTTCTTTCGGCCATGCTTCCCCCTTGGTGATTATCTTGGTGGTGGCCGCGTTCATCATCTTCCTCACCGAATTCACCAGCAACACCGCATCCGCCGCGCTATTGGTACCGGTATTCGCCACCATTGCCGCCAAAATGGGCATGAATCAGGAAGTGTTGGTGCTGATTATCGGCATCGGTGCATCTTGTGCCTTTATGTTGCCTGTGGCCACGCCGCCCAATGCGATTGTGTTCGGCTCGGGGCTGATTAAGCAGAAAGAAATGATGCAGGTTGGCTTCCTGCTGAATATCCTATCCATCATCGTGGTATCGGCTTGGGCATACTTCTTCCTGACTTAA
- the leuS gene encoding leucine--tRNA ligase, with protein sequence MQELYQPSAIEPAAQRKWAAERAFNVSEDAAKPKFYCLSMFPYPSGKLHMGHVRNYTIGDVRSRFKKMQGFNVLQPMGWDAFGMPAENAAINHQVAPSKWTYENIAYMRKQLQSLGFALDWEREIATCRPEYYRWEQLLFTKLFEKGIVYKKLGTVNWDPIDQTVLANEQVIDGRGWRSGALVEKREIPMYYFKITDYAEQLLADLDGLDWPEQVKTMQRNWIGKSRGMTVRFQVAADSREGLPESHREFVQVYTTRPDTLMGATYVAVAAEHPLAAAAAEKQPALQAFIAECKAGSVAEADMATMEKKGMPTGRFVINPLNGERLEVWVANYVLWGYGDGAVMAVPAHDERDFAFAKQYHLPIKQVISVDGQPFDAAQWQDWYADKENGVLVNSNEFNGLNFQAAFDAIAAKLQAASAGEPKTQYRLRDWGISRQRYWGCPVPIIHCDTCGDVPVPEQDLPVVLPENVVPDGAGSPLAKMPEFYETKCPKCGGAAKRETDTMDTFVESSWYQFRYMSPRDDAHMVAPEAAAYWGQADQYIGGIEHAILHLLYARFFTKLMNDEGIVSVREPFKQLLTQGMVLAATYYRESADGKKTWFNPAEVRVQTDDKGRPVSAVLEADGQPVVIGGVEKMSKSKNNGVDPQQIIDAYGADTARLFMMFASPPEQSLEWSDAGVEGAHRFLRRLWRTVYEFVQNGGSSVGKFSGSQDALSGSLKDLRFKLHSTIAKVTDDYDRRQQFNTAIAAVMELLNQYDKTDTSGEHGQAVAREVLEAVVLLLSPIVPHICETLWGELAGGNLWQQSWPAVDNAALVQTEIEMMVQVNGKLRDKIQIAADADETAVKAAALATTGAQKFMEGKEPKKIVVVPKRLVNIVV encoded by the coding sequence ATGCAAGAACTCTACCAACCCTCCGCCATCGAGCCCGCCGCGCAGCGGAAATGGGCGGCCGAACGCGCGTTCAATGTGTCCGAAGACGCTGCCAAACCCAAATTCTACTGCCTCTCCATGTTCCCCTATCCCAGCGGCAAGCTGCACATGGGGCATGTGCGCAACTACACCATCGGCGACGTGCGCAGCCGCTTCAAAAAAATGCAGGGGTTCAACGTGTTGCAGCCGATGGGTTGGGACGCGTTCGGCATGCCCGCCGAAAACGCGGCGATTAACCACCAGGTTGCGCCGTCCAAATGGACGTATGAAAACATTGCCTATATGCGCAAGCAGTTGCAGAGCCTGGGTTTTGCGCTGGATTGGGAGCGCGAAATCGCCACCTGCCGCCCCGAATACTACCGTTGGGAACAGCTCCTGTTTACCAAGCTGTTTGAAAAAGGCATTGTGTACAAGAAGTTGGGCACGGTGAACTGGGACCCGATCGACCAGACCGTGCTGGCGAACGAGCAGGTGATTGACGGGCGCGGCTGGCGTTCCGGCGCGCTGGTGGAAAAGCGCGAAATCCCGATGTACTACTTCAAAATCACCGATTACGCCGAGCAGCTGCTGGCCGATTTGGACGGTTTGGACTGGCCGGAGCAGGTGAAAACCATGCAGCGCAACTGGATTGGCAAATCGCGCGGCATGACCGTGCGTTTTCAGGTAGCCGCCGACAGCCGCGAAGGGCTGCCTGAAAGCCACCGCGAGTTTGTGCAGGTGTACACCACCCGCCCCGACACGCTGATGGGCGCGACGTATGTGGCCGTGGCCGCCGAGCATCCGCTGGCCGCCGCCGCTGCCGAAAAGCAGCCTGCACTGCAAGCGTTCATTGCCGAATGCAAGGCCGGCAGCGTGGCGGAAGCCGACATGGCGACCATGGAGAAAAAAGGCATGCCCACCGGCCGCTTCGTCATCAACCCGCTCAACGGCGAGCGGCTGGAAGTGTGGGTGGCGAACTATGTGCTGTGGGGCTACGGCGACGGCGCGGTGATGGCCGTGCCCGCGCATGACGAGCGCGATTTTGCCTTTGCCAAACAATACCATCTGCCGATTAAACAAGTGATTAGCGTGGACGGTCAGCCGTTTGACGCGGCGCAATGGCAGGACTGGTATGCCGACAAAGAAAACGGCGTGCTGGTAAACAGTAACGAATTCAACGGTTTGAATTTTCAGGCTGCCTTCGATGCCATCGCCGCCAAGTTGCAGGCTGCTTCTGCGGGCGAGCCGAAAACGCAATACCGCCTGCGCGACTGGGGCATTTCGCGCCAACGCTATTGGGGCTGCCCCGTGCCGATTATCCACTGCGATACCTGCGGCGACGTGCCCGTGCCCGAACAAGATTTGCCCGTGGTGCTGCCTGAAAACGTCGTGCCCGACGGCGCAGGTTCGCCGCTGGCCAAAATGCCCGAATTTTACGAGACAAAATGTCCGAAATGCGGCGGCGCGGCCAAGCGCGAAACCGACACCATGGACACGTTTGTGGAATCGAGCTGGTACCAGTTCCGCTATATGTCGCCACGCGACGACGCGCACATGGTCGCGCCCGAAGCCGCCGCGTATTGGGGGCAGGCCGACCAGTATATCGGCGGCATCGAACACGCTATTCTGCACCTGCTGTACGCCCGTTTCTTCACCAAACTGATGAACGACGAAGGCATCGTGTCCGTGCGCGAGCCGTTCAAACAACTGCTCACGCAGGGCATGGTGCTGGCGGCGACGTATTACCGCGAAAGCGCGGATGGCAAAAAAACCTGGTTCAACCCCGCCGAAGTGCGCGTGCAGACGGACGACAAAGGCCGCCCTGTGTCCGCCGTGCTGGAAGCGGACGGGCAGCCCGTGGTCATCGGCGGCGTGGAAAAAATGTCCAAATCCAAAAACAACGGCGTGGACCCGCAGCAAATCATCGATGCCTACGGCGCGGACACCGCCCGCCTGTTTATGATGTTCGCCAGCCCGCCCGAGCAGTCGTTGGAATGGTCGGATGCAGGCGTGGAAGGCGCGCACCGCTTCCTGCGCCGCCTGTGGCGCACCGTGTACGAATTCGTGCAAAACGGCGGCAGCAGCGTGGGCAAGTTTTCAGGTAGCCAAGACGCGCTTTCAGGCAGCCTGAAAGACCTGCGCTTCAAGCTGCACAGCACCATCGCCAAAGTAACGGACGACTACGACCGCCGCCAGCAGTTCAACACCGCCATCGCCGCCGTGATGGAGCTGCTGAACCAATACGACAAAACCGACACCTCCGGCGAACACGGCCAAGCCGTCGCCCGCGAAGTGCTGGAAGCGGTTGTCCTGCTGCTGTCGCCCATCGTGCCGCACATCTGCGAAACCCTGTGGGGCGAACTGGCCGGCGGCAACCTGTGGCAGCAAAGCTGGCCCGCCGTGGACAACGCCGCGCTGGTGCAGACCGAGATAGAAATGATGGTGCAGGTGAACGGCAAACTGCGCGACAAAATCCAAATCGCCGCCGATGCGGACGAAACCGCCGTGAAAGCCGCCGCCCTTGCCACCACCGGCGCGCAGAAGTTTATGGAAGGCAAAGAGCCGAAGAAAATCGTCGTCGTGCCGAAACGGCTGGTGAATATTGTGGTGTAA
- a CDS encoding PTS sugar transporter subunit IIA: MIGLMIITHETLGESYTKLARHFFGQMPAHLAIVGVNPDEDADAAAARAQAAAERLAFADGILLLADVFGATPCNIGRRLLPHYLMVMLTGLNAPMMVKAVQEAEKADDLLALAESVRQSALAGIMLVLPEEEQGVC, encoded by the coding sequence ATGATTGGTTTGATGATTATCACGCATGAAACGCTGGGCGAGTCGTACACCAAGCTGGCCCGGCATTTTTTCGGGCAGATGCCGGCGCATTTGGCGATTGTGGGCGTGAATCCAGATGAAGATGCGGATGCGGCTGCCGCACGAGCCCAAGCAGCAGCGGAGCGTTTGGCGTTTGCCGACGGCATTTTGCTTTTGGCCGACGTGTTCGGCGCCACGCCGTGCAATATCGGCCGCCGGCTGCTGCCGCACTACCTCATGGTGATGCTCACCGGGCTGAATGCGCCGATGATGGTGAAGGCGGTGCAGGAGGCGGAAAAGGCCGATGATTTGCTGGCGCTGGCCGAATCGGTGCGCCAATCGGCCTTGGCGGGGATTATGCTGGTGTTGCCGGAAGAGGAGCAGGGCGTATGCTGA